A single genomic interval of Dermacentor albipictus isolate Rhodes 1998 colony unplaced genomic scaffold, USDA_Dalb.pri_finalv2 scaffold_116, whole genome shotgun sequence harbors:
- the LOC139053410 gene encoding uncharacterized protein, with the protein MDPRTFEKKYRTKHAYGKRKRKPVTARKKLRLSAGGSAEPSVRSESAEYAPNVLCDLSPNVLRDLAPSRAPASDSETNHDLLPSKRGRSVTSPVTIDMPVSLAVRERPVASSSSTDHGVSLQRSSPPDCRASETRFRGESFNAEMSPQPTTASEGSPMPSTSSGASTELQRGRTLAAADAPAADLAAHRSVDCSPSERRTIQAHLETRFVSTETAELQASRVRESLRAVSATERKFGLTGSQENAIPAPPEEEFMLVQVAALNSLIGSLLCPTCQQPGLAVHRETELGLAVKMVLSCISCGSTLQSEWSSQRKSGSRAFEVNIRAMQAIKSIGKGPTALNDFWATMNVSHRGLHHKTYDGHLKKTFKPAAAAAAHNIFTEAVEAVKKVYTEMETTFSKNITVVYDGTWLTRGHSSHTGVGCIIDFHTGLVLDCIVLSNFCLGCSRQPAESDPNYAEWKQQHQCQKNTDVNSGRMEVEAALQLFRRSLSRNDLRYTNIVCDGDSRMFRTLCDEEVYGFVQLSKEDCINHVKKRMGAALRSLVAKAKKGEPLGGKGGLTQQLIKKLTNYYGLALRNHSEVEEMQRAVMATYYHITSTDDEPHHELCPPGPLSWCNHRSAEAEGQPAPAHKYKLSAKVAEALLPVYQRLSDPQLLARCRGGKTQNAAESLHSVIWSLVSKDQHASLFAMETAVHEAISKYNSGSLKAYSDLCTTLGLRPGALSLQRAVEKDSQRMKKARKVHLLKGQRAKKSPAAKDTKFYNAGAF; encoded by the coding sequence ATGGATCCGCGCACGTTCGAAAAGAAGTACCGGACGAAGCATGCCTACGGGAAGCGGAAACGCAAGCCCGTCACAGCAAGGAAGAAGCTGCGATTGTCAGCAGGTGGTTCGGCCGAGCCGAGCGTCCGTTCAGAATCGGCGGAGTACGCGCCCAACGTGCTGTGCGATCTCTCGCCCAACGTGCTGCGGGATCTTGCGCCGAGTCGAGCACCAGCCAGCGATAGTGAGACGAACCATGACCTTTTGCCGTCGAAGCGCGGGCGCAGTGTTACTTCACCGGTGACGATCGACATGCCAGTGAGTCTCGCCGTACGCGAGCGTCCCGTCGCAAGTTCGTCCAGCACAGATCACGGAGTGAGCTTGCAGCGGTCATCGCCGCCCGACTGCAGAGCATCGGAGACGCGCTTCCGCGGTGAGTCGTTCAACGCCGAGATGTCTCCGCAGCCAACAACCGCAAGTGAAGGCAGTCCCATGCCATCGACGAGTTCCGGCGCTTCGACGGAGCTGCAACGCGGGCGCACGctcgctgccgcggatgcgccgGCGGCCGACCTTGCCGCTCATCGCAGTGTTGACTGTTCGCCCAGTGAACGTCGCACTATTCAAGCTCACCTGGAAACACGATTTGTGTCCACGGAAACTGCAGAACTGCAAGCGTCGAGAGTTCGCGAATCGCTTCGCGCGGTTTCAGCAACGGAGCGCAAGTTCGGGCTGACTGGCTCACAGGAAAATGCCATTCCCGCACCTCCAGAAGAGGAATTTATGCTTGTTCAAGTTGCTGCTTTGAACTCGCTGATTGGTTCCCTGCTTTGCCCAACTTGTCAGCAGCCCGGCCTAGCAGTGCACCGCGAGACTGAACTGGGACTAGCTGTGAAGATGGTACTTTCATGCATTTCCTGTGGTAGTACCCTACAGTCTGAGTGGTCCTCACAAAGGAAGAGCGGCTCTAGAGCTTTCGAGGTCAACATCAGAGCTATGCAAGCAATAAAGAGCATTGGGAAAGGACCAACTGCTCTTAATGACTTCTGGGCCACCATGAATGTCTCGCATCGTGGGTTACACCACAAAACATATGATGGGCACCTCAAAAAGACTTTCAAGCCTGCCGCAGCGGCAGCTGCACACAACATCTTCACAGAGGCTGTAGAGGCAGTGAAAAAGGTGTACACTGAAATGGAGACAACATTTTCAAAGAACATAACAGTAGTGTATGATGGCACATGGTTGACACGCGGCCACAGCTCCCATACCGGCGTAGGCTGTATAATTGATTTCCATACAGGGCTTGTGTTGGACTGCATAGTTCTGTCCAACTTCTGCCTTGGGTGCAGCCGACAGCCAGCAGAAAGTGACCCCAACTATGCTGAATGGAAGCAGCAACACCAGTGCCAGAAAAACACTGATGTGAATTCTGGAAGAATGGAGGTTGAGGCTGCACTACAGCTCTTCAGGCGCTCCTTGAGCAGAAATGATTTACGGTACACAAATATAGTTTGTGATGGGGACAGCCGCATGTTTCGCACTCTATGTGATGAAGAAGTTTATGGTTTTGTGCAGCTATCTAAAGAGGACTGCATAAATCATGTGAAAAAACGAATGGGGGCTGCACTTCGCTCTTTGGTGGCCAAGGCAAAGAAAGGAGAGCCACTAGGTGGAAAGGGGGGCCTGACACAGCAGCTCATCAAAAAACTGACGAACTACTATGGCCTTGCTCTGCGGAACCACTCAGAAGTCGAGGAAATGCAAAGGGCAGTAATGGCGACGTACTACCACATCACATCAACAGATGATGAGCCCCATCATGAGCTGTGTCCCCCTGGCCCCCTTAGCTGGTGCAACCACCGATCAGCTGAGGCAGAAGGGCAGCCAGCACCAGCTCACAAGTACAAGCTTTCAGCTAAAGTTGCTGAAGCACTCCTGCCTGTGTACCAGCGCCTCTCAGACCCTCAGTTGCTGGCCCGGTGCAGAGGAGGCAAAACTCAAAACGCGGCTGAGAGTCTCCATTCAGTGATATGGTCACTAGTATCAAAAGACCAGCATGCCTCACTGTTTGCCATGGAAACAGCAGTGCACGAGGCAATTTCAAAGTACAACTCGGGCAGTCTGAAAGCTTATTCAGACCTGTGCACAACATTGGGCCTGCGCCCTGGTGCCCTCTCTCTTCAGCGGGCTGTCGAGAAAGACTCCCAGCGAATGAAGAAGGCACGCAAAGTCCATCTCCTGAAAGGACAGAGGGCTAAGAAGTCACCTGCTGCCAAGGACACCAAGTTTTACAATGCAGGAGCATTCTAG